Proteins encoded by one window of Chondromyces crocatus:
- a CDS encoding FecR domain-containing protein, with protein MNQDIDTAPLAPREALLARTGKLLRDATPGHTTPDRHRAGKAALIAALDRRATSASPRRARAIALAALAASALALAVLFAWPPARVSVVQIDGGAIAAGGYIASAPDRAAAVHFSDGSAITLREGGRGRIADLHQRGARIVLERGDADVAIARRPGAAWAIEAGPFVVAVTGTAFQVTWSSERQVFTVHMREGSVLVHGPMTPEGVSLVAGQRLTAHVAEGRLHIETDGVAHATAPTSAPTSAETAPAPASATAASTPTTPSTPTTPSTPTTPSTSTPPASAPPASWSARLATGDFAGIVADAEARGIDTTLQQASLGELGTLADAARYARRSDLAQRALSTQRKRFPGTPQAATAAFLLGRIADDGRATAAAITLYDQYLAEAPRGTFATEALGRKMVALQRSAGPAAAAAIAERYLRLHPEGPHAAAARAITAHRPESDPQPDHEPPPKSDPQPERPPQPERDPRPKSDSP; from the coding sequence ATGAACCAGGACATCGACACCGCCCCCCTGGCGCCCCGCGAGGCCTTGCTGGCCCGCACCGGCAAGCTCCTCCGCGACGCCACGCCAGGCCACACCACCCCCGATCGCCACCGCGCCGGCAAGGCGGCCCTCATCGCCGCCCTCGACCGACGCGCGACTTCCGCGTCTCCCAGGCGCGCCCGGGCCATCGCCCTCGCCGCACTTGCGGCCTCTGCGCTCGCCCTCGCCGTGCTGTTCGCCTGGCCTCCGGCGCGCGTCAGCGTCGTCCAGATCGACGGCGGCGCGATCGCCGCAGGCGGCTACATCGCCTCCGCGCCCGATCGTGCAGCCGCCGTCCACTTCAGCGACGGCAGCGCCATCACCCTGCGCGAGGGCGGACGAGGGCGCATCGCCGACCTTCACCAGCGCGGCGCCCGGATCGTCCTCGAGCGAGGCGACGCCGACGTCGCGATCGCCAGGCGCCCGGGAGCTGCCTGGGCCATCGAAGCTGGCCCGTTCGTCGTCGCCGTGACCGGCACGGCGTTTCAGGTCACCTGGTCCTCCGAGCGGCAGGTCTTCACCGTGCACATGCGCGAAGGCTCGGTCCTCGTTCACGGCCCCATGACGCCCGAAGGCGTCTCGCTCGTCGCCGGTCAGCGCCTCACCGCCCACGTCGCCGAGGGGCGTCTGCACATCGAGACGGACGGCGTCGCGCACGCCACCGCACCGACGAGCGCGCCCACCTCGGCCGAGACCGCACCCGCGCCCGCGAGCGCCACGGCGGCCTCGACCCCCACGACGCCATCGACCCCCACGACGCCATCGACCCCCACGACGCCGTCGACCTCCACACCTCCCGCGAGCGCCCCGCCGGCCTCCTGGAGCGCACGCCTCGCGACGGGCGACTTCGCCGGCATCGTCGCCGACGCCGAGGCCCGAGGGATCGACACCACGCTCCAGCAAGCGTCCCTCGGCGAGCTGGGCACGCTCGCCGACGCGGCACGCTACGCCCGCCGCAGCGACCTCGCCCAGCGCGCTCTCTCGACGCAGCGCAAGCGCTTCCCTGGCACCCCTCAGGCGGCGACCGCCGCATTCCTCCTCGGCCGCATCGCCGACGATGGTCGCGCCACCGCGGCAGCCATCACGCTCTACGATCAGTACCTCGCCGAGGCCCCACGCGGCACCTTCGCCACCGAAGCGCTCGGCCGCAAGATGGTCGCCCTCCAGCGCAGCGCAGGCCCTGCCGCCGCCGCCGCCATCGCCGAACGCTACCTCCGCCTCCACCCCGAGGGCCCCCACGCCGCCGCGGCACGCGCCATCACGGCCCACCGCCCAGAGAGCGACCCGCAACCCGACCACGAGCCGCCCCCGAAAAGTGACCCACAGCCTGAGCGCCCCCCACAGCCCGAGCGCGACCCGCGACCGAAGAGCGACTCCCCGTGA
- a CDS encoding YtxH domain-containing protein has product MTKLEDKVDVALKGVEQAKDQVGSTLTSGVSLMLKGATAVAGAAMAVRHFSVDDGLGWFGLARKRSPLYSAALVGAGVVAGVGIGAGLGILFAPRPGADTRWALKQRSQKIQGEAKHLLAQASSEVKAMGENVQHFAEKARDAVKPVVEKKMDN; this is encoded by the coding sequence ATGACCAAGCTCGAAGACAAGGTGGACGTCGCGTTGAAGGGTGTGGAGCAGGCCAAGGACCAGGTGGGAAGCACCCTCACGAGCGGGGTGTCCCTGATGCTCAAGGGCGCCACGGCCGTGGCGGGCGCGGCCATGGCCGTCCGTCACTTCAGCGTCGATGACGGGCTTGGCTGGTTCGGTCTCGCACGCAAGCGGAGCCCCCTCTATTCGGCCGCGCTCGTGGGTGCGGGCGTCGTCGCCGGCGTCGGCATCGGCGCGGGCCTCGGCATCCTGTTCGCGCCGCGCCCCGGCGCCGACACCCGCTGGGCGCTCAAGCAGCGCTCGCAGAAGATCCAGGGCGAGGCGAAGCACCTGCTCGCCCAGGCCAGCTCCGAGGTGAAGGCCATGGGCGAGAACGTGCAGCACTTCGCCGAGAAGGCGCGCGACGCCGTGAAGCCCGTGGTCGAGAAGAAGATGGATAACTGA
- the glk gene encoding glucokinase produces the protein MATKKRAKQTMSLLVGDIGGTNTRLALYDSAGSKVIAEASYPSREHQSFEEIALAFLARSNAPHPGVAVLGIAGPIKDRIATVTNLPWRLAEGELAKRLKIKRVSLVNDLVVSARGCLTLPSKSLVKLTEKAPRVKARNAAVIAAGTGLGQARLVWTGDRHLAMPTEGGHADFAPRSALQIELWQFMHSRYNDHVSYERVLSGDGLGALFDFFVSRGGRMTRAVDRRLAQGDRNAAITELGLTRAFRPATRAVDLFAEIYGAEAGNMALREMALGGVFVSGNIAKHIVTERKEVFMNAFLQKGRFADFLGQIPVAVVTDSLVGVRGALDVARELSAELEDG, from the coding sequence GTGGCTACGAAGAAGCGCGCGAAGCAGACGATGTCGCTCCTGGTGGGAGATATCGGCGGAACGAACACCCGCCTCGCGCTGTACGACAGCGCCGGCAGCAAGGTGATCGCCGAGGCCTCCTACCCGAGCCGCGAGCACCAGAGCTTCGAGGAGATCGCCCTCGCCTTCCTCGCCCGCTCCAACGCGCCGCATCCTGGAGTCGCCGTGCTGGGCATCGCCGGCCCGATCAAGGACCGCATCGCCACCGTGACCAACCTGCCCTGGCGCCTCGCCGAGGGCGAGCTGGCCAAGCGGCTGAAGATCAAGCGCGTCTCGCTCGTGAACGATCTCGTCGTGAGCGCACGCGGCTGCCTCACCCTGCCCAGCAAGTCGCTCGTGAAGCTCACCGAGAAGGCTCCCCGGGTGAAGGCCCGCAACGCCGCAGTGATCGCCGCCGGCACCGGCCTCGGCCAGGCGCGCCTCGTGTGGACCGGCGACCGCCACCTCGCCATGCCCACCGAGGGCGGGCACGCCGATTTCGCGCCCCGCAGCGCCCTCCAGATCGAGCTGTGGCAGTTCATGCACTCCCGCTACAACGATCACGTGAGCTACGAGCGCGTGCTCTCGGGTGACGGCCTCGGCGCCCTCTTCGACTTCTTCGTGTCCCGCGGCGGACGCATGACCCGCGCCGTCGATCGCCGCCTCGCCCAGGGCGACCGCAACGCCGCCATCACCGAGCTGGGCCTCACCCGCGCCTTCCGCCCCGCCACCCGTGCCGTCGACCTCTTCGCCGAGATCTACGGCGCCGAGGCCGGCAACATGGCCCTGCGCGAGATGGCCCTCGGCGGCGTGTTCGTGAGCGGCAACATCGCCAAGCACATCGTCACCGAGCGCAAGGAGGTGTTCATGAACGCCTTCCTGCAGAAGGGCCGCTTCGCCGACTTTCTCGGCCAGATCCCCGTCGCCGTGGTGACCGACTCCCTCGTCGGCGTGCGCGGCGCCCTCGACGTGGCGCGGGAACTCTCGGCGGAGCTCGAAGACGGCTGA
- a CDS encoding alpha/beta fold hydrolase has product MHANPVTVHDVDLPEGRIRYLRAGTSGPAVLLLHGSMLDTAKLAWGRVMPALAGSFQVFAPDWPRHGGSRPWRGAADQPALEQCLDRLLDHWGLPCASLVGHSMGGGVAAGYAITRPERVQRLVLVAPGAIEDERVAQRTVYLLFQSPRALRWMTAWYARSPKRVRSATLAGLVDGEKNPDAEELSALAQEEMLAKQAAGDLIFDEWQIGSFGWDRMRLNHRPRLPEITAPTLLVHGREDTLVPVACMEDAARLIPGAKLLRVERAGHWVPRDRPEAFNAALLSFLQPLLG; this is encoded by the coding sequence ATGCACGCGAATCCGGTGACCGTTCACGATGTCGACCTGCCCGAGGGCAGGATTCGGTACCTCCGTGCAGGGACCTCGGGGCCGGCGGTGCTCCTGCTGCACGGCTCGATGCTCGATACCGCGAAGCTCGCGTGGGGGCGCGTGATGCCGGCGCTCGCGGGATCGTTTCAGGTCTTCGCGCCCGACTGGCCTCGCCACGGCGGGAGTCGGCCGTGGAGGGGTGCTGCGGATCAGCCCGCGCTGGAGCAGTGCCTGGATCGGCTCCTCGACCACTGGGGGCTGCCTTGCGCGTCGCTGGTGGGTCACTCGATGGGCGGCGGGGTGGCCGCGGGCTACGCGATCACGCGGCCCGAGCGGGTGCAGCGGCTGGTGCTGGTCGCGCCAGGGGCGATCGAGGACGAGCGGGTGGCGCAGAGGACGGTGTACCTGCTGTTCCAGAGCCCTCGGGCGCTGCGGTGGATGACGGCGTGGTACGCGCGGAGCCCGAAGCGGGTGCGGTCGGCGACGCTCGCGGGGCTCGTCGACGGGGAGAAGAACCCGGATGCGGAGGAGCTGTCGGCGCTGGCGCAGGAAGAGATGCTGGCCAAGCAGGCGGCGGGGGATCTGATCTTCGACGAGTGGCAGATCGGGTCGTTCGGGTGGGACCGGATGCGGTTGAACCACCGGCCACGCTTGCCGGAGATCACCGCGCCGACGTTGCTGGTGCACGGGCGGGAGGACACGCTGGTGCCGGTCGCGTGCATGGAGGACGCGGCGCGGTTGATTCCCGGCGCGAAGCTGCTGCGCGTGGAGCGGGCAGGGCACTGGGTGCCGCGGGATCGGCCCGAGGCGTTCAACGCGGCGTTGCTTTCATTTCTTCAGCCGCTGCTGGGGTGA
- a CDS encoding LysE family translocator — protein MNILTITLVAFAFGFIGSIPLTGPVAAMVLSACVQKQYGLAVRIGLGAAVAEAFYATAAFWGFSRFLADNPLVLSLSHGLSAVVLGVLGLYFMRWTPSETAQPGEEKHLRGFVLGFSVSILNPTLLATWSTAVAYLYSRQIVPFTELEAIPFGLAAAAGVAAWEVLLVALLRRYEARFPRRALAWLIRGMGLLLLVMAVTAGVDFVRAMQQR, from the coding sequence TTGAACATTCTCACCATCACGCTCGTCGCCTTCGCCTTCGGCTTCATCGGATCCATCCCGCTGACGGGCCCCGTCGCGGCGATGGTGCTCAGCGCGTGCGTCCAGAAGCAGTACGGCCTCGCCGTGCGCATCGGCCTCGGCGCCGCCGTCGCCGAGGCCTTCTATGCCACGGCAGCGTTCTGGGGGTTCTCCCGGTTCCTCGCCGACAACCCGCTCGTGCTCTCGCTCTCGCACGGCCTCAGCGCCGTCGTGCTGGGCGTCCTCGGGCTGTACTTCATGCGGTGGACCCCGTCCGAGACCGCGCAGCCCGGCGAGGAGAAGCACCTCCGGGGCTTCGTGCTGGGCTTCAGCGTCTCCATCCTGAACCCCACCCTGCTGGCCACCTGGAGCACGGCCGTCGCGTACCTCTACTCCCGCCAGATCGTCCCCTTCACCGAGCTGGAGGCGATCCCGTTCGGCCTTGCCGCCGCCGCGGGGGTCGCAGCCTGGGAGGTCCTCCTCGTCGCCTTGCTCCGCCGCTACGAGGCGCGCTTCCCTCGCCGCGCCCTCGCCTGGCTCATCCGCGGCATGGGCCTCTTGCTCCTCGTGATGGCCGTCACGGCTGGCGTGGACTTCGTCCGGGCGATGCAGCAGCGCTGA
- a CDS encoding RNA polymerase sigma factor — MATVPPTSAFPPPSGLAPPGLRLASVHHLPLAQTDDAALARAAAEGHPAAASVAWDRFSPLVRGLLRRSLGPSVDVEDQVQEVFLRFFRQIPTLRDPARVRSFLIGITVRVAGTEIRKRRVRRWLRLTDTGAVPEESTTLDEDAREAVTRLYAILDGMGADERLAFVLRHVEGLELTEVAAGLDVSLATAKRKLARATARVFARVERDPVLSAYLGPRPRTDEEGVE, encoded by the coding sequence GTGGCCACCGTCCCTCCCACCTCTGCCTTTCCTCCCCCCTCGGGCCTGGCTCCACCTGGCCTCCGGCTCGCCTCGGTGCACCACCTCCCCCTCGCCCAGACCGACGACGCCGCCCTCGCTCGCGCCGCGGCGGAGGGGCACCCGGCGGCCGCGAGCGTCGCCTGGGACCGTTTCTCCCCCCTCGTGCGCGGCCTGCTCCGCCGCTCCCTCGGCCCCTCCGTCGACGTCGAGGACCAGGTGCAGGAGGTCTTCCTCCGCTTCTTCCGCCAGATCCCCACCCTCCGCGATCCGGCGCGCGTCCGCAGCTTCCTCATCGGCATCACCGTCCGCGTCGCCGGCACCGAGATTCGCAAGCGCCGCGTCCGCCGCTGGCTCCGGCTCACCGACACCGGCGCCGTCCCCGAAGAGAGCACCACCCTCGACGAGGACGCCCGCGAAGCCGTCACGCGCCTCTACGCCATCCTCGACGGCATGGGCGCCGACGAGCGGCTCGCCTTCGTCCTCCGGCACGTCGAGGGCCTGGAGCTCACCGAGGTCGCCGCCGGCCTCGACGTCTCGCTCGCCACCGCCAAACGGAAGCTCGCCCGCGCGACGGCGCGCGTCTTCGCCCGCGTCGAACGCGATCCCGTCCTTTCCGCGTACCTCGGCCCGCGCCCCCGCACCGACGAGGAGGGAGTGGAATGA
- a CDS encoding FHA domain-containing protein produces MVDLAMSSWEIEYWGHEDVPLAYFTGAASSWGGGERFPVEGSLDALPRVVERLGWNPDRIEGLARASAVISVGRRVGASVRIASSIVAPDHVIFFVVDERLFLVDVGSTNGTVLNGGEVPRSAGSGPLRPDIEPMRPYEVRDGDVITLAGGFHLKAHAVRAGA; encoded by the coding sequence GTGGTAGACTTGGCCATGTCGAGCTGGGAGATCGAATACTGGGGGCATGAGGACGTGCCGCTCGCGTACTTCACCGGAGCGGCGTCGTCGTGGGGCGGTGGAGAGCGGTTTCCCGTCGAAGGTTCGCTCGACGCGCTTCCCAGGGTCGTCGAGCGGCTCGGGTGGAACCCAGACCGGATCGAGGGCCTCGCGCGCGCGAGCGCCGTGATCTCGGTGGGGCGCCGGGTCGGAGCGAGCGTTCGCATCGCCTCGTCGATCGTCGCGCCCGATCACGTGATCTTCTTCGTGGTCGACGAGCGCCTGTTCCTGGTGGATGTCGGCTCCACGAACGGGACAGTGCTGAACGGAGGCGAGGTGCCACGAAGCGCTGGCTCGGGGCCTCTTCGTCCCGACATCGAGCCGATGCGGCCCTACGAGGTCCGCGATGGTGACGTCATCACGCTGGCCGGTGGTTTCCACCTGAAGGCGCACGCGGTGCGGGCGGGAGCGTGA
- the tssI gene encoding type VI secretion system Vgr family protein codes for MTQIDGHVRFESDGFPEGLLEIAKLDGREAIGKLFEFELLLVYQGEDEVDPEEILGCEATLVFERNGEEIRRVHGMIAEINDRLDTETDHATFSVLVVPRAYRLTLLETLDVFLDTTVPDIIRQKLEALGMKGRGATPAGSGPGSVRAGHVMAANEAEEPYDFDLRLHAKYPRRELIVQYKETDLAFLSRLCEHLGISIFFEHQNGRDVMVFADDASGFTRSDEDVAVPFRPRGDRCDIFRLEEKTRMIPGQFVVRDYNYRTPQVTLTGVADVPHGQGAVVEYGAHVKTPEEAAAMAKIRAEERLAWRRVFEGSSGVPQLAPGSTFTLDGHGHGNLDLLVLEMTHRAALPTKLLGEAPGEPGYTNDFKAIRKARPFRPARVTPKPRIHGVATGIIDAQEDSEYAKVDDQGRYLVRFVFDTHTPEERQASRWVRMAQPHAGPGYGMHFPLRPGVEVLLTFVDGDPDRPIIAATVPNPQTASPVTSNNAPRNIIRTGSGNEINIDDTKDEQRIKLTTPRDSTTLQLGYRNAPEDGVAIETQGAYSSMAASSMSNFSSLNSTVSALGSYLTSGRVSSVAESPIKLGSRPSVLGALNAASKITTTLSTIIKGATAVASLTVEGIEFDRKRDELDRKKKSIEKQKDALAAEKARKEQKAKTEAELAALRESVTDSQALKDAEAAYLAEKAQYEADLVLHRTNTEWLTEAKKGEWVRKEGDAVEFTGESAAQVEYLTLETEASTKAIHGDPEGEDEAAQKGSKLRYEEARAAYLASLKDAMKADGKSDDDCEDALSGAEDAIEAEDAAEETAATTWADADVAKNDYNTKVGLNENGEEAQELNRTKFALGVTETASGLAEVLVSDIIGILTAVFEMREAIRSSKEDSAAKLSAVASRPRKRAAIAGAFGAGPLSIWKYLKSIKNTLGSEGDTEVYADETLNLWAKNAVMFAKERTVVQSEDLLALLSQGNAELAAHDTAMITGEKVDVRADASVLIKSTPRAPMAGPGTITLESKDKTSITSKKSDIAMKAKEALSGEAKQVNLHARRTAELLAGSGANPEWGLKVDGAGKSVTLGHVTGQWKLTVKNNKVELGGPSTNLTLNATTSRLQASASSYVRVNQAKGEIVSTNVDLRATGNATVNGQRILLG; via the coding sequence ATGACGCAGATCGATGGCCACGTGCGGTTCGAGAGCGACGGGTTCCCGGAAGGTCTGCTGGAGATCGCGAAGCTCGACGGTCGGGAGGCGATCGGCAAGCTCTTCGAGTTCGAGCTCTTGCTCGTGTACCAGGGGGAGGACGAGGTCGACCCGGAGGAGATCCTCGGCTGCGAGGCGACCCTCGTCTTCGAGCGCAACGGCGAAGAGATCCGCCGGGTGCACGGGATGATCGCGGAGATCAACGACCGGCTGGACACGGAGACGGACCACGCGACGTTCAGCGTGCTCGTCGTGCCGCGCGCGTACCGGCTCACGTTGCTCGAGACGCTGGACGTCTTCCTCGACACGACGGTGCCCGACATCATCCGGCAGAAGCTCGAGGCGCTCGGGATGAAGGGGCGGGGCGCGACACCGGCAGGGTCGGGGCCGGGAAGCGTTCGCGCCGGCCATGTCATGGCCGCGAACGAAGCCGAGGAGCCGTACGACTTCGACCTGCGCTTGCACGCGAAGTACCCGCGGCGTGAGCTCATCGTGCAGTACAAGGAGACCGATCTCGCGTTCCTGTCGCGGCTCTGCGAGCACCTCGGGATCAGCATCTTCTTCGAGCACCAGAACGGGCGCGACGTGATGGTGTTCGCCGACGACGCCTCGGGCTTCACGCGGAGCGACGAGGACGTGGCGGTGCCGTTCCGGCCGCGGGGAGATCGGTGCGACATCTTCCGGCTCGAAGAGAAGACGCGGATGATCCCGGGGCAATTCGTGGTGCGGGACTACAACTACCGCACGCCGCAGGTGACGTTGACCGGGGTGGCCGACGTGCCGCACGGGCAAGGGGCGGTGGTGGAGTACGGCGCCCATGTGAAGACGCCCGAGGAGGCAGCGGCGATGGCGAAGATCCGCGCCGAGGAGCGCCTCGCGTGGCGTCGGGTGTTCGAGGGGTCGAGCGGGGTGCCTCAGCTCGCCCCTGGATCGACGTTCACGCTCGACGGGCACGGGCACGGGAACCTCGACCTCCTGGTCCTGGAGATGACGCACCGGGCGGCGCTGCCGACGAAGCTGCTCGGTGAGGCGCCCGGGGAGCCCGGGTACACGAACGACTTCAAGGCGATCCGCAAGGCGAGGCCGTTCCGGCCAGCGCGGGTGACGCCGAAGCCGCGGATCCATGGCGTGGCGACGGGCATCATCGACGCGCAGGAGGACAGCGAGTACGCGAAGGTCGACGATCAGGGGCGTTACCTGGTGCGCTTCGTGTTCGACACCCACACGCCGGAAGAGCGGCAGGCGTCGCGCTGGGTCCGCATGGCGCAGCCGCATGCGGGGCCAGGCTACGGGATGCACTTCCCGCTGCGGCCCGGGGTGGAGGTGCTGCTCACGTTCGTCGACGGGGATCCGGACCGGCCGATCATCGCAGCGACGGTGCCGAACCCGCAGACGGCGAGCCCGGTGACGTCGAACAACGCGCCGCGGAACATCATCCGCACCGGGTCGGGCAACGAGATCAACATCGACGATACGAAGGACGAGCAGCGCATCAAGCTGACGACGCCGAGGGACAGCACCACCCTGCAGCTCGGCTACCGCAACGCGCCCGAGGATGGTGTCGCCATCGAGACCCAGGGCGCGTACTCGTCGATGGCAGCGTCGAGCATGTCGAACTTCAGCAGCTTGAACTCGACCGTCTCGGCGCTGGGGAGCTACCTGACGAGCGGCAGGGTGTCGTCGGTCGCGGAGAGCCCGATCAAGCTGGGCAGCAGGCCGAGCGTGCTCGGTGCGCTCAACGCAGCGAGCAAGATCACGACCACGCTGTCGACGATCATCAAGGGCGCGACGGCGGTGGCGAGCTTGACGGTCGAGGGGATCGAGTTCGATCGGAAGCGCGACGAGCTGGATCGCAAGAAGAAGTCGATCGAGAAGCAGAAGGATGCGCTCGCCGCAGAGAAGGCGCGGAAGGAGCAGAAGGCGAAGACCGAGGCCGAGCTCGCCGCGCTGCGGGAGAGCGTCACCGACTCGCAGGCGCTGAAGGACGCGGAGGCGGCCTACCTGGCGGAGAAGGCGCAGTACGAGGCCGATCTCGTTCTGCACCGGACCAACACCGAGTGGTTGACGGAGGCGAAGAAGGGGGAGTGGGTCCGCAAGGAGGGCGACGCCGTCGAGTTCACGGGCGAGTCGGCGGCGCAGGTGGAGTACCTGACGCTGGAGACGGAGGCGAGCACCAAGGCCATCCACGGTGATCCCGAGGGCGAAGACGAGGCGGCGCAGAAGGGCAGCAAGCTCCGCTACGAGGAGGCGCGGGCCGCGTACCTCGCGTCCTTGAAGGACGCCATGAAGGCGGACGGGAAGAGCGACGATGACTGCGAGGACGCGCTGTCGGGCGCCGAGGACGCGATCGAGGCGGAGGACGCGGCCGAGGAGACGGCCGCCACGACCTGGGCCGACGCCGACGTGGCGAAGAACGACTACAACACGAAGGTCGGCCTGAACGAGAACGGGGAGGAAGCGCAAGAGCTCAACCGGACGAAGTTCGCGCTCGGGGTGACCGAGACGGCGAGCGGGCTCGCCGAGGTGCTGGTCAGCGACATCATCGGGATCCTCACCGCGGTCTTCGAGATGCGTGAGGCCATCCGCAGCTCGAAGGAGGACAGCGCGGCGAAGCTCAGCGCCGTCGCTTCGAGGCCGCGGAAGCGTGCGGCGATCGCCGGCGCGTTCGGTGCTGGGCCGCTGTCGATCTGGAAGTACCTGAAGTCCATCAAGAACACGCTCGGCTCCGAGGGGGACACCGAGGTGTACGCCGACGAGACCTTGAACCTGTGGGCGAAGAACGCCGTGATGTTCGCCAAGGAGAGGACGGTGGTGCAGAGCGAGGATCTGCTGGCCCTCCTGTCGCAGGGCAACGCGGAGCTCGCCGCACACGACACGGCGATGATCACCGGAGAGAAAGTGGACGTGCGCGCGGACGCCTCGGTGCTCATCAAGTCGACCCCGCGCGCGCCGATGGCCGGGCCAGGGACGATCACGCTGGAGTCGAAGGACAAGACGAGCATCACGTCGAAGAAGAGCGACATCGCCATGAAGGCGAAGGAGGCGCTGTCCGGCGAGGCGAAGCAGGTGAACCTGCACGCGCGACGCACGGCGGAACTGCTCGCCGGGTCGGGGGCCAACCCGGAGTGGGGGCTCAAGGTCGATGGGGCAGGGAAGTCGGTGACCCTCGGTCATGTGACGGGTCAGTGGAAGCTCACCGTCAAGAACAACAAGGTGGAGCTGGGAGGTCCGTCCACCAACCTGACGCTGAACGCGACGACCTCGCGCCTGCAAGCGTCGGCGTCGTCGTACGTGCGGGTCAACCAGGCGAAGGGCGAGATCGTGTCGACCAACGTCGACCTGAGGGCGACCGGGAACGCCACGGTGAACGGGCAGCGGATCCTGCTCGGCTGA